The DNA segment GAAGGTTTGGCGCATCTGCTGTCGGAGCGTCTGCCTAACTATCGCAACCTGATCAACAGCTATACCAAGTTTACTGCTCAGTAATCGGGTGCGAGTCTGAAAAGCCCCTCACCCTAACCCTCTCCCAGAGGGAGAGGGGACTGACCGTGTTGTTTGTCCAAACTGCACCGACCTGCAATACCGAGGCGATCTCCATGCTTGAAGCGCATGGAGATCGGCTCCCTTTCCCCCTCGCCCCCTTGGGGGAGAGGGCTGGGCGGGCGGCGTTCCGATGAGGGGGTAGCTTTTGATCTTGATCTTCAGCGCTTCTGCAACCACCCCAAAAACCCTCCTTTCTTCACCGCCACCGGTTTGGCCATCAACGCGAGGCGACTGTTCTGCTGACGCACCGCCTGCAATTTGTTCAAGGCCCGATTGACCTCACTGCGCTTGTCCATGCACTCTCGGGTCAACTGCTTGTCGAGTCGATAAACGATGCTCGAGGTCAGCGCGGTGAACGTCGCCTGCGACGGCGTGTCGGCAAGAATGCTTTGTTCACCCATCACCTCACTCGGCCCCATACGCCCGGCTTCGACCTTGTTGTCACCATCCGGCACGGTCGCGCTGACCACGCCGGTGGCAATCACGAACAGGCTGTCCGGCACTTCATCCAGATCCAGCACCACCTGACCCGCCGTGTATTGCTGGGCGACCATCGATTCGGCGAGGCGATCGCGCTCGTCACTGCTCAGCGAGCGGAAGATCTTCACCTCATCGAGCAACGCGCGGGCGCGGCTCGAGGGTTCGATTACGCCGTCGGGATGACGCGAAATGCCCGCGGCTTCGAGATGGCGGTGGGCGAGGTCGAACAGTTGGTTGCGCACTTCGCTTTTCTTGCCCAGCTCGGCGATAAAACCGCTGGCGACGTACTCCGACATGGTTTCGCCAGCCTCTTTGAGCACGGCTTTCGGTGCCGGACTGAGCAACAGCGAACTGCTGCCTTGCAGCGTGCGATCCAGCGCATCCAGCACCCGGCGTGGGCGAATATGGTTCGGCACTTGGATGCTGATCGACACGCCATGCATGTTGTTCGGGCGGCTGAGGTTGACGATCTTCGCCTTGGCCGCCACCGAGTTCGGCACCACTGCCATGGTCCCGGCGCTGGTCAGCAAATGGGTGGCGCGCCAGTCGATGTCGAACACCTTGCCTTCGACGCCGTCGATCATCACGAAATCGTCCACCTGATACGGCTTGGTGGTGTTCAGCACGATCCCGGAAAACACGTCGGCCAGCGTGCTTTGCAGCGCCAGGCCGACAACGATGGCGACCACGCCCGACGTCGCCAGCAGACCTTTGACCGGCAGCTCCAGCACATAACCGGCGGCGGCGACGATGGCGACGAGAAACACCAGCGCGCCTATTACGTCCTGCAGGAGACGACCGCTGTGACCGATGCGACGCATCAGGGCCAGACCGATGACTTCGGTCAGCACCCGCGCGGCGTACAGCCACCAGAGAATGCCCAGCGCCGTCGCGCCCAGTTGCGCCACGCGGTCATCGGCAAATTGCGGCGCCTGCAACGGGCTGACACCGGCGTTGATCACCAGCGCACTAAAGGCCAGAAACAGCACCAGTCGCACACCGACCTTCGGTGCGCGATGCTTGTAGGGCGCGAAGTGCCACAGCGCGGCGTCGAGCAACAACAGCACGGCGCTCCAGGAGAGCAGGTGAGCGAGAAGGAAAGTCATGGGCGTTACTCACACAAAAAGCCCGGCGCTTTTGGGGCGCCGGGCCTGGGCTCAGTTGAGGTGGGTTTTCAGCTCGGCGGCCGCTTGCCGTACCGCTGCCTGCACTTCGGGGATCTGGCTCAGCGGGTTGAGCAGGCCGAAGTCATGAATCATCCCGTTGTAGCGCACCGAGGTCACCGCGACACCGGCCGCATCGAGGTGCCGCGCATAGGCTTCGCCTTCATCACGCAGCACGTCGAATTCGGCGGTCTGCACCAGCGCTGCCGGCAAGCCCTTGAGCTGTTCGGCGCTGGCGTTGAGCGGCGAGGCGTGGATCTGCGTACGCTCGGCCGGCTTGGTGGTGTAGTTGTCCCAGAACCATTGCATCATGCCTTTGGTGAGGAAATGTCCCTCGGCAAATTGCTGGTACGAACCGTCGTCGAACTGCGCGTTGGTCACCGGCCACATCAGCAACTGGAAGCGCAGCGCCGGGGCTTTGTGTTCCTTGGCCATCAACGCCACCACCGCCGCCATGTTGCCGCCAACGCTGTTGCCGGCCACGGCGAGGCGCTTGCCGTCGACGCCGATTTCCTTGCCGTGCTCGGCGACCCATTTCGTCGCGGCGTAGGCCTGGTTGATCGCGGTCGGGTACTGCGCTTCCGGCGACGGCGTGTAATCGACGTACACCGCAACAGCCCCAGAGCCCACCACCAGATCACGAATCAAGCGCTGGTGCGTCGGGAAATCACCAAGCACCCAGCCGCCACCGTGGAAGAACATGAACACCGGGAGCTCGCCCTTGACCTTGGCCGGACGCACCACTTTCAGATTGATGGTCTGACCATCGACCTTGATCGCCTTGTCGCTGACTTCAATCCCCGACAAATCCACTTTCACCGACGCCTGGGCACCGGTCAGCACCGCACGGGCGTCTTTTGGGCTCAGTTGCTCCAGCGGCTTGCCGCCGCCAGCGGCAAGGGCGTCGAGGAAGGCTTGGGTGTTGTGTTCGACGCCTGTACTTTCAGCGGCGAACGCATTGCCGATGGACAGGGCGAGGAGGGATGCCGCGAGGGTTTTCTTGACGATGCTCATGGGTGGAAATCCTTTTGAATGATTTTGATTTTTTTGCCTGAGTTGCGGGCTGCTGTGGCGCCGGGTTTCTGGCCTCAGCAACACCGTGAGCACAGATTAATGGGCTGCTGAAAAGTGAAAAAGCAGCTATAAAGCGTTTAACTGTCCACCAGAGAGTGACAATGAACCCGTTCGAAGACATGCGTATTTTTTGCCAGGTCATGGACTCCGGCAGCTTCACCTCAGCGGCCGATCAGTTGGGCCTGTCCAAGCAGTTCGTCAGCCGTCGCTTGATGCAATTGGAAGAGCGGCTGGGCGTGCGCTTATTGAACCGCTCGACCCGGCGCCTGGACGTCACCCCGCTGGGGCAGAGTTACTACGAAGCGGCTTTACGACTGCTGGGCGAAGTCGAGCAAGTCGAACAGGGCATCGCCGGGGAGACGGCGGAGCCGCGCGGGACGATCCGCCTGAGCGCGCCGCTATCGTTTGCCGTGGCGCATCTGGGCTGTCTGCTGCCGCTGTTTCTTCAGCGCTATCGCGAAGTGACGGTGGAAGTGGACCTGAGCGATCGCCCGGTGGACTTGCTCGGCGAGGGCTACGACCTGGCACTGCGCATTGGCACGCTGGAGGACTCGACGCTGATCGCTCGACGCCTCGCGTCCATCGAACGGGTGTATTGCGCCAGTCCCGCGTACCTGGCCGAACGCGGTACGCCGCTCAAGC comes from the Pseudomonas granadensis genome and includes:
- a CDS encoding LysR family transcriptional regulator; this translates as MNPFEDMRIFCQVMDSGSFTSAADQLGLSKQFVSRRLMQLEERLGVRLLNRSTRRLDVTPLGQSYYEAALRLLGEVEQVEQGIAGETAEPRGTIRLSAPLSFAVAHLGCLLPLFLQRYREVTVEVDLSDRPVDLLGEGYDLALRIGTLEDSTLIARRLASIERVYCASPAYLAERGTPLKPEDLHSHDCLPYGHGRSVQWRFNDGQGKPVLVNVAGRMRVNNGELLRDAAVQGMGITYLPTFIVGAALKDGRLVPVLDDLRPEPLTLSAVYPQHRQASRPVQALVEFLRERLNQSHVNL
- a CDS encoding mechanosensitive ion channel family protein; translation: MTFLLAHLLSWSAVLLLLDAALWHFAPYKHRAPKVGVRLVLFLAFSALVINAGVSPLQAPQFADDRVAQLGATALGILWWLYAARVLTEVIGLALMRRIGHSGRLLQDVIGALVFLVAIVAAAGYVLELPVKGLLATSGVVAIVVGLALQSTLADVFSGIVLNTTKPYQVDDFVMIDGVEGKVFDIDWRATHLLTSAGTMAVVPNSVAAKAKIVNLSRPNNMHGVSISIQVPNHIRPRRVLDALDRTLQGSSSLLLSPAPKAVLKEAGETMSEYVASGFIAELGKKSEVRNQLFDLAHRHLEAAGISRHPDGVIEPSSRARALLDEVKIFRSLSSDERDRLAESMVAQQYTAGQVVLDLDEVPDSLFVIATGVVSATVPDGDNKVEAGRMGPSEVMGEQSILADTPSQATFTALTSSIVYRLDKQLTRECMDKRSEVNRALNKLQAVRQQNSRLALMAKPVAVKKGGFLGWLQKR
- a CDS encoding alpha/beta hydrolase, with the protein product MSIVKKTLAASLLALSIGNAFAAESTGVEHNTQAFLDALAAGGGKPLEQLSPKDARAVLTGAQASVKVDLSGIEVSDKAIKVDGQTINLKVVRPAKVKGELPVFMFFHGGGWVLGDFPTHQRLIRDLVVGSGAVAVYVDYTPSPEAQYPTAINQAYAATKWVAEHGKEIGVDGKRLAVAGNSVGGNMAAVVALMAKEHKAPALRFQLLMWPVTNAQFDDGSYQQFAEGHFLTKGMMQWFWDNYTTKPAERTQIHASPLNASAEQLKGLPAALVQTAEFDVLRDEGEAYARHLDAAGVAVTSVRYNGMIHDFGLLNPLSQIPEVQAAVRQAAAELKTHLN